One segment of Papaver somniferum cultivar HN1 unplaced genomic scaffold, ASM357369v1 unplaced-scaffold_137, whole genome shotgun sequence DNA contains the following:
- the LOC113334940 gene encoding uncharacterized protein LOC113334940, whose protein sequence is MVDSEVVSKYTHFLAFDTWYVVPVVGIRNQWNYLKQLTESYNRPWLLLGDFNFILNISEKQGGILENSLASDFVRNALLLLNMHDVFSFGNPYTWCNRRFKNPYELIFEKLDRGFIKHKWVSLLPQTRVTNLGRLFSDHCPILLQCLHEVTSLGIPFKYFKCWHSSPDFKNVLLHSWEKDCKGSPSYVIAGKLKNLKHDLSRRNTNSFGHIKTTIGKLNSEIG, encoded by the exons ATGGTAGATAGTGAAGTTGTTAGCAAATATACTCATTTTTTGGCTTTTGATACTTGGTATGTTGTTCCTGTTGTGG GCATTAGAAATCAATggaattatctgaaacaattaacTGAATCATACAATAGACCATGGCTTTTACTTggtgattttaattttattctgAATATCTCTGAGAAACAAGGTGGTATTCTGGAAAATTCTTTGGCATCGGATTTTGTTAGAAATGCTCTATTACTGTTAAATATGCATGATGTTTTCTCTTTTGGCAATCCGTATACTTGGTGTAACAGAAGATTCAAGAATCCTTATGAGTTAATTTTCGAAAAGCTTGATAGGGGTTTTATTAAGCATAAATGGGTATCGCTTCTTCCTCAAACTAGGGTTACAAATCTGGGTAGATTATTCTCTGATCATTGCCCTATCCTTCTGCAATGTCTTCATGAAGTAACCAGTCTAGGAATTCCTTTTAAATATTTCAAATGCTGGCATTCTAGTCCAGATTTTAAAAACGTTCTTTTACATTCTTGGGAAAAGGATTGTAAAGGCTCTCCTAGCTATGTTATTGCTGGAAAGCTTAAAAACCTTAAGCATGATCTTAGTAGGAGGAATACAAATTCTTTTGGGCATATTAAAACAACCATTGGTAAGCTAAATTCTGAAATTGGATAG